The genomic region ACTGAGCTCGATAACATCCCCAACGCGAATATTAATCACCCCTAGGAAGCCCtgatccttcttcttgaatTTCTTCTGGTCGAACACTTGCACGGCGAGGATGCTGTCCTCGTTCACCTTGCTGCGTCGAGTCAGTACGACATCAAGGGAAAACTGTCCCTTCATGGGCACCTGGGGAGGCCGCCACTTACAAATCAAAGCTTTCATTCCAATATGGGTTCAGTGTCCGCTTGGAAACCTGTGTTGTCTTGGTTTGCTCGCCATTGATGGTTGCTACCGCAAAGGGATCGGGGAATCCTGAAGGCCAGCAAGTCAGCATTCCTGTTCGAGAACCACAGCATCCAACAGCCGTAACCCAGCACTCCAGGACCACATACGGAAGACATCCCGCTTGTATAAGCCATCGGCCGCAATAACTTGGAACACGAAGTTAGTACCGTTGATACTAGTGCAAAGGGCTCGGGTTGGGCTCGAGTTTACTTGTAACACGAAGGTTGTTTCCTTGGCTGTCGCAAGGGGTCAGTCAGCTCAATATTTCCTCGTCAGAAGACAGGAGCTGGGACTCACGCCGAAGGCCCTGCTTGACTGCCACTCATGATTGCAGACAGTGCAAGTCAATCTCGCACGTGTGGCGTTGGTGTTTCTGTGCCCTTTTCGTCTGGATTTCTCCTGTTGTCCTTCGTCCGAGTGGGCGGTCCGCTGTTGGCGGGGATGTGTGGTTGGCTGTCGGTCGAGCAAGGGGAGGTTCGCAACGAGAAAAGGCGGGATGAGATGCCGAGATGCGGGCGGCCAAAGCGctcggtgatggagggaTCTCGATTCGATGACTGACACTCAGCCGAGCGACGCGAATGAAGGCGCGATAAGGTGCTAGACTGCGTGTTGTAGATGCATGCGCAGCATTAAACGATGGGGAGCGCAGCTGGGCCGTCGAGGGATTGTGAGAGTGGTGAGTATGGTGGTATGGTGAGGCTGTGCTTGTTGCTCTTCTGTCCCGGGCCCCCCCCCCGCTTTGGGAACCTCTGTCGCTCGAGCCTGAGGCGGCGGGCGGCTAGTTTGTTACTGGTTGGAAGCGAGGCCGTGACGCAGTTAAGCCAGGTACCCTGTGTAAGGGTTAGGTGGTTCGAGTACCCCGTAGAGGGAGAGCTTTGTTCTGCTGGTATCTTGGAAAAcgaaaagacaagacaagacaagacaagacaagagcAAGACAGCTTCAGTCCAGAGAAGCCAGGGCAGCCAGAGCAGCCAGAGCGGTCAAGCATACGGTGGTCATCAGAGAGAGCATGTGAGGTGTAGGGTGCGGTCATTGTGTCCCAAGCAGCTTTGCCCAGCGTTGCCTCCAGTACCTTCCTAGCACAGGAAAGGATCCATCCGTCCTTAGTGGCTTCTGGAGAGGGATCGCGCAACTAGTTTCTCGCACAGTGTGTTCCTCCTGCAGCGAAACAGTTACCCTTGAGTGACAGTCAGGTGGTGAGACTTTCTCTTCGTATCTTCCACGTGAGGCTTGCACGGCTTGTTCTTGCGCAAGTTTCGGGTCAGGCCGGCAATTTGATGTAGAATCTACTAATTGTTGTGGCGCTGGAAACACCGTCAACGAACTGTCTTGGGATTTCGAGGCTCGGTACACCGTGTTGGAATCAGATATGCACCGTGTAAGGATTGGTGGAACATGTCCCGAACCGTCAGAAAGTTGCCCCTCGGATTATTTGTGAATCAACCTTTACGAGTATAAGAGCTCCCAGCCGGGATTTTTGCGAGCAATAACAAGGCATTCTTTGAGTCTGCCTGTAATCTCCGCGTATAGGCCTCACACATCCCAGACAGTTGCTTTTCATTCCGAAATAGGGGCGCCTTATCTTGTCGGAAGCTACCACAATATCCAGACTCACTCACCATCAGGCCATCTGGTACATACATAGAAATAAATAAGCGCACGGTATGGAAGCTAGGCTTCTGTTTCTATATTCGACATGCCGTTACTCCGCTAGTGCCCCAAAATGGATGCCACACAGAAATCCACCCAACCAAGGGGCAAAGTCCGGCGGTTGGCAACCGGACAGAAGATGCTTAGCCACCAGGGTCCATCAACTTTGTATTCGATAAGTAATTGtacccttttctttttacctATCCCCCCGACTCCTAAACCGAAGCAAACAATAATAGCAATTATCCACCATGTCCCGTCTCTTGATATACAACTTCGGACAATGAGGGTGTCGGTTCGACTGTCCCTTCCAAGGTTGCTCTAAGGGTTGACATTCCATTCACCTCGAGCCAGAGGAGACTCTAGAAACCTCCCTCTCGGTGTTCGTAATGGCTTACCTCTCCAACCAGAATAACAACAATCCAATGGCCTCCGTGAACGCCAAAAACCCCTGGCTCCGGACAGGCGACAGACCTCTCCTTGACATCAATGCCACCCCAGGTACCGCTGAAATCTTCCACCCCTTGACGTTTAGTAAGGGGcgattcctcctctgccccgGCCGCGGTAACCGCCGCGATAACCCCCGCCAtagaaaccaccaccaccgccccgaccaaaccctccaccacccctaccaaaccctccaaaccctccacgaccaccaccacgataCCCACCCCTGCCGCGTCCTCGAGACATGCCGGGCAAGTTCGTACGTTTTGGCTCAACCTTGATATTCCGTCCCTTGAAAAGGCTGTCATTCAACACCAACGCCTGAGCCACCATGTTGGGTTCCGAAAACTCGACATATGCGTAGCTGTCCCAAAACACCATGTcagttctctctctctctctcttttgtgCCTCTCAATCCCACCCAGACCGCAAAATGTAAAAACTCACCCCTTTGGCTGCCCGGTAAACTTGTCCAACAAAATCGTCACCCTGTTGATGCTCCCACAATCCCCAAAGTGGCTCTGCAGCTCCTCGGGCGAGGTGGAGTAATCCACATTGCCCACAAACACGCTCCGGTTGTCGATATCTTCCTTGTCGTCCTGCAGCCCCTGTCGTTCCTGATCCATCGACGCTTGCATCTCCCTAAGCTTGGCCGCTTCGGCTTCCATCTCGGCAACGCGCCTCTTCATGGCAGAGATCTCCTcctgtttgttttgttttggagcCCGGTCAgtctttttggtttcttctattttttttttttgctttaAAGTTGATCAAGGCGCCGTACCTCATCATTCCCATCTTCGCCCTCGCCGTGAACTCTGTTTTCTTCTCCCTGGGGGGGCTTGTCTTCTGGCTTGGGAGAGCTCATTTTGGCTTTTCGGCTTTGAGTTGTGGAGAGCAGGAGTTGCGAAATTTGAtcgggtggggagggggtttcgAGGTTGCGAAGTTCTGTCGGGATGGCGGAAAGGACCTGAAATCGTGGCGGTTAGCATGAGACCTCGTGGTCGGGGTCATATGTAGATAGGCGTCACGGAGGCCCGTGGAGCTATTCCCAATGACGCGAACACGCGCGGCAGCCACACGAAAACGCCAAGGGAGGTTGTATCAGATAACTCTCCCACCCAGCTGCTGAGGCGGAGAGACAGGCTTACGGGATGTAAAGCGTATTTCTTCTGGTAAAATTTTGTCGTCGGGATAGGTCCTGCTTGTGTTTAAAACAGGAAAGAGAGGTGTAGCAAAGTTGAGATCAGAAGTCGTCGCCCTGGCCAGTTTGGGTCCGCAAGGCTGGGATCTCGTTGTAGCTTGTAGCCGATCGGCGAATTGTCGGACTGGGGT from Podospora bellae-mahoneyi strain CBS 112042 chromosome 4, whole genome shotgun sequence harbors:
- a CDS encoding hypothetical protein (COG:A; EggNog:ENOG503P2UD), which produces MSSPKPEDKPPQGEENRVHGEGEDGNDEEEISAMKRRVAEMEAEAAKLREMQASMDQERQGLQDDKEDIDNRSVFVGNVDYSTSPEELQSHFGDCGSINRVTILLDKFTGQPKGYAYVEFSEPNMVAQALVLNDSLFKGRNIKVEPKRTNLPGMSRGRGRGGYRGGGRGGFGGFGRGGGGFGRGGGGGFYGGGYRGGYRGRGRGGIAPY